The DNA segment GATCACCATTAAACTTTTCTTTTCATAGAATCCTAGAAAGGTATATTACTTTTCCTTTTAGATTTTTTATTTCCACTCTACCTTGGTCTTTAGTAGTTCTAGTTGTTTTATTAAAGAAAAAAGAGAAAGTAAAGAATCTTTTAAAAGACGAAAGGATCTTCTTCTTGGTCTTAACTCTCTTAGGAAACCTAGCTGTTTACTGGTTTTTCCCCGGTTCGAGGATGAGATATACCATGCCAATTCATCCAATTTTTGCAGTAATAGTTGCTGTCTTCTTAAAGGATTTCTATCTTAAAAGAATAAATTCTGGAAGGTTTTTAATTTTTCTATCTGCCATTTTGACATCTTTAGTTATTCTTTTTTTGATAAAACTTTTACCGTCGACAGTTATCTTAAAGAACATGTTACTTTTCTACCTGACAGTGGCTATAATTTTTCTATATTTTAGGTTTTTCAAAACTGAGACAAAACATGTTGTAGTATTTCTGTCTGCCATTTTGTTAATCTTTAGAAGTTTTTATAATTCCTTCATAATTCCTGTTTCAAGTGTTAACAAACCTCCCTATAGAGAAATAGCAAAAGAAATTGTAGCCTTGTCAAAAGGAAAAGCTCTATGTTCAATGTCTTACAATTTGAAAATTCTTTTCTACGTAGAAAAGTTTAGAGGGGAAGTAGTCCCGTTATGTAAATATTCTTCCCAAAGGGAACTTTTTGTTTCCGACGAAAGGGCAAGCAATATTCTAAAAGAATTCTTAGTGGGAAAGAAAAAGATTTATCTTAACTCTTTCACCAAAAACGGTAATATTTCTTTTGCCGATTCCCTGAAAACAAAATCGCAATAAGAAGATATAGGAGTTTCTTGAGGGTTTATTTCTATAAGAATAGCTCCTTTTCTTTTAGCTATTAAAGGTAAAGAAGCTGCAGGTTGAACAAGGGCAGATGTCCCAACTGAAAAGAAGACATCTGCTTCTTCTGAAACTTTAAAGGCTCTTTCTAAAATGTACTCATCAAGACTCTCTCCAAACCAGACAACTCCTGGCCCTACAAGTTCTCCGCAATTTTTACACTTTGGAAGGTCTTCTTCTTTTAGCCCATTTAGAATTCTATCTTTAAACTCTGACTTACTAAGGTTTTTTAAAAACTTTTTGTTTGCAAAAGGAAAAAGACTTGAAAACTCATCTTCACTATACTTTTTTCCACAATAACGACACTTTCCTTCAAATATATTACCGTGAAGCTCTAAAATCTTCTTTGAACCTGCTACCTTGTGAAGACCATCTACGTTTTGGGTTATTAAACTGAATTCATCAAAAAGTTTTTCAAACTCTACAAGACTCTTATGTCCAGCGTTTGGCAAAGCTTTCGCTATAAGTTCCATTCTCCATAAATACCACTTCCAAACCTTTAAAGGATCTTCACTAAAAGCTTCAAAAGTAGCAAGCTCTGTTGGATCATATTTATTCCAAAGACCGTCTTTCCCTCTAAAGGTTGGAATTCCACTTTCTGCACTAATTCCGGCTCCTGTTAAAACAACAACTTTCTTTGATTCTCTTAAAACTCTTGCAAGTTCTTTGAATTTCTCCATTAAAAAATCTCCCTTGCTACAAGGTCTCCAAGGGTTTCTCTTTGTCTTATAAGTTTGTAACTTCCATTATCTACAAGGACTTCTGCTGCTCTTGGCCTTGAATTGTAGTTTGAAGACATTGTAAATCCATAAGCTCCAGCACTTAATACTGCTAAAGTTTCTCCTTCTTCTAAAGGAGGAAGTTCTCTTTCTTTTGCCAAAATGTCCCCTGTTTCACAAATTGGCCCTACAACATCGGCTCTTTTTCCCTTTCCTTCCTTAAAGGTAGTGGGGACTATATGGTGGTAGGCATTGTAGAGAGAAGGTCTTGCTAGATCGTTCATTCCTGCATCGACTATGTAAAAGAGTTTTTCGTCTCTTTCTTTCTTGAAGATAACTTTTGTGAGAAGAATTCCACAGTTTCCACTAATTCTTCTTCCCGGTTCCAATATAAGTTTTAGTCCAAGCTCTTTAACGATTGGAACTATTTCTTTTGCAAGGTTTTGAGATGAAACAAAAGGTTTTGACGGGTCGTAGTTTATCCCGAGCCCACCACCGGCATCAAAATATTCAATTTCTATTCCAAGAGAGAAAAGTTCCTTTACTATTTCTTTAACTTTCCTTGCAGCTTCTCCAAATGCCGATACATCTTCTATCTGTGAGCCTATATGAAAATGAATACCGATCGGATTAACATTTTTTAAATCTTTTGCAAGTTTATAAAGTCTTACAGCATCTTCAAAGTTTACTCCAAACTTACTGGTTTTTAGTCCAGTGGAGATGTAAGGGTGGGTTTTAGCATCAACTTCTGGGTTTACTCTAAAGGCAATAGGGGCAACCTTACCAAGTCTTTCTGCCACTTTGTTTATAAGAAAGAGTTCACTCTCACTTTCAACGTTAATCATAAGAATATCTTTTTCAAGAGCGTACTCTATTTCGTCTTCCCTCTTTCCTACGCCTGCAAAGACTATTTTCTTTGGGTCAATCCCTGCTAAAAGTGCTCTAAATATTTCTCCTTTTGAAACTGTATCTGCTCCTGCCCCAAGCTCTTTTAAAACCTTTAAAACTGCAACGTTTGAGTTTGATTTAACTGCAAAACAGGTTATATGAGGAACAGTAGAAAAAGCAGAATCAAACTCTTTAAACCAAAACTCTAAGGCAGACTTACTGTAAACGTAAAGAGGAGTTCCAAATTCTTTTGCTAAAAGTTCAACTTCAACGCCGTCCACTTTCAACTTTCCATTTTCGTAGTAGATAAAGGGAAAAATATCTTTTCTCACCGTCTACTCCTTTCTAGCCTTTTATCTATCACTACGTTTCCCTGTAAGAACTTTCTTGCAAAAGGGAAAACGTAGTCAGAGTAAATTTTACAATTTTTATAAGATTGCCCTTCTGTTGATAAAAAGTAAAAAGAGTGAAGCTTCCAGCCCTTAACGTAAAAAGTTTTGTTCTCTATTTTCTTCTGGAAAACAATAGAAATGATTAATAGGAACACCAGAGGGATAAAGGAAAAGAAAGGTCTTTTAAAGTAAAGCAATAAAGATAAAAGAATAACTACTGAAGCAAAGGTGAGTGGTATATTTGTGTGAATAATAAAAACTTTGGTTAAGGAGTAAAGTTCCTGGCTTAAAATGATAAGAGCTTTTCCTGTAAGATCCAAAAGGTCATTTATAAATCCAATTTTAAACAAAGTAATTTCTGCTAAAAAGGAAAGAATTAACAAAGGAACGAAAAGAACTGTTGCAACTAAGGAGTTTAGAGGCGATGCTAAATTTACAGTCCCAAAAAGGTAAAGAACCACCGGTAAAGTAAAAAGCATGGGTGCAAGAGAAGCCAAAAAGATTGTTTTCCATTTTCCTTTAACTATCTCCAAAGCAACAAATATTCCAAAAACGGCAAGAAAAGACAGTGTTGCCCCTACAGATTCTTTGTTGAGTAGAAGAGTGAATAGAAATACAACTCCCAAAAGGTATACAGGAGAAATTTTTCTAAAACTTTCAAACCCTAGGGAAAGAAAAAGGGACAAAAAGTAAGCTCTAACTACTGAAGGAGGAAATCCGGTAAGTGGCATTAGAGGAAAAAGAACCAAGCAAGAGGTTGTATAAGGTTTCTTAAACCTTAAAGTTTTGAAAATTAACCCCAAAAAACCAACTACTATCCCAACGTGAAGACCAGAAATTGCTAAAAAAGGGTAAAGCCCTGAAAGGGAAAAGTATGCTTTAACAGAAGAGGGAATTTCTTGGCGAATTCCCAAAGTTATAGCTCCAACAAGGGCAGAAACTGGATAGTTAAGGTTATCCTTTATCTTTTCGTAGATGGAAAGTCTGAAATCTTCAAAGGAACCTAAAAGAGGATTTCTACTTTTTAAAACTTTTCCATTTTTATCTACAATATCTCCAACTCTAATATTTTCATCAACAAAAATAACCTTTTGTCCCTCAAGGTAAGCAAGATGATTTCCTCTTGGAGTCTCTTTTATGAAGACTACTCTGTTGGGATTCTCCATAGATTGAAAGAATAAAAACATAAAAAAGAGAAGGAAGACTAAGATGACTCCCGGAATAAGCTCTATCGCTTTAAACCGCTTCGAGTAGTAAAAGGAAATTGCTAAGAAAAAGAGAACAACGAAGATAAAATAATCGCTACCTATACTTTTTAGTGCTAGTAGTAAAGAATCTAAGCTATGTAGACTACATGTTTTTCCATATTTAACTTAAGATTTTCTCTAAGTTCTCAAAGAAAGTCGGGTAAGAGGTTTTTATACACTCAACTTCGTCGATTTCAACTGGTTCTTTACATATTAGCGAAGCAATCACAAAAGTCATCGCAATTCTGTGATCTCCGAAAGATTTAACTTTTCCCCCTTTCAGTTTTGCTTTTCCTTTTATTACCATTCCATCTTCAAGTTCTTCAGCTTCAACCCCTAAGGTTTTCAAGTTCTCAACAGTGGACTTGATTCTATCGCTCTCTTTCACCCTAAGTTCCTTGGCATCCTTTATTACCGTCTCTCCTTCTGCTTGAGATGCTAAAAGGGCAATTACTGGTATTTCATCTATAAGTCTTGGGATTTCATCTCCACAGATTCTAGTTGCTTTTAGATTCTCTGTATATGAAACTACAATATCTCCAACTTCTTCGCCACCTTGAACCCTTTTATTTTCAATCCTGAAATCTACTCCCATTCTCTCCATAACATCTAAAATTCCTGTTCTCGTTGGGTTCAAAATAACATCTTTCAGCAGAACCTCTGAACCTGGAGTTATTGCTGCTCCTACCATAAAGAACGCAGCAGAAGATATATCAGCAGGAACATCTATTTCTAAATCCCTTTCAAGTTCTCTATTTTTCCCAAGGGAAACTTTTAAATCCTCTACAATAACATCAACACCAAAAGCTTTTAGCATCTTTTCCGTATGATCTCTACTTTTTGCAGGTTCTAAGACGGAAACCGGTTCATCCGTAAAAAGTCCTGCCAAAAGTATTGCGGATTTAACCTGTGCTGATGCTTTTGGACTTCTGTAATCAATTCCTTTTAAATTCTCTTTACCGATAATCGTTAAAGGAGGATACTTTCCATTTTCTCTTCCAAGAACTTCTGCTCCCATCATTCTTAATGGAATAGCTATTCTATCCATCGGTCTTCTTCTTAAGTACTTATCTCCAGTCAGAACCGAATAAAACGGTTGCCCAGCAAGTATTCCTGAAATTAATCTAATTGACGTTCCGGAATTTCCAAGGTCTATTACGTTAAAAGGTTCTTTTAAAGATCTTTTCCCTTTACCCTTAATGATTATTTCTTTTCCAGTATCTTTAATTTCAACACTAAGTTCTAAAAAGGCTTTTAGTGTATTTAAACAATCTTCAGAACGCAAGAAATTTCTAACAACCGTTTCTCCTTTATTTAGAGAACCTAACATAATTGATCTATGGGATATTGACTTATCGGAAGGAACTCTTATTTCTCCTTTTAAAAAACCCTTAAAATCGGCTTTGAACATTTTTCCTCCTTCCTACTTTATAATCGCTACCTCATTTAAACCTTCAAAATATTCAACTATTCCCTTAGCTATACCCCTTGCAATTTCTTCCTGATACCAAGTCTGAACAAGTCTTCTCCTATCTTTTGGATTAGTTAAAAAACCTGTTTCCACAAGAACTGCAGGACGACCGGGAGTCTTTAGAACAAGAATGTTCCTGTGCATATCCTTAATTCCATTTACAAGGTCATCGTTAACGTGAGCTTTTAAATTGTCAACTATTTCTTTAGCAAGTTTTGCACTCTCAACGAAAGTGACAGTTGCAGACATGTTTAGAAGAAGGGGACTTATACTCCAACACATAATATCGTTACAAAGTCTTACTTTCTTTGCAACTTCCTGGGCTGTTTCTTTTGCCTTTGCAAAAAGTGCTGGAGATGCTTTAAAGACAGTTACTCCATTCCATTTAGGATACTTTGGCATAGAGTCCGCATGAATGCTAACAAGAGCGTCAGCACAGGATTTAGCTGCAATTTCTGCTCTCTTTAGCAAAGGAACATAGGTATCTCTTGTCCTTGTCATTATTACTTTTATCTCAGGATGTTTTCTTAAAATTCTTCTAACCCTTAAAGCTATGGACAAGGTAATGTCCTTTTCCCTTATTCTTGGATGTTTTGAACGCACAGGCCAAACGGCTCCTGGGTCTTTACCACCATGTCCAGGATCAATAACAACAATCCTTTTTTTCCTGGGCTTACAAGCTATGTTTATAAAGTCTGAAAAGACATCAACTACTATTCTAAAAGGTTTTCCTCCATAGGGCTTCAAGGCAAAAATTTTGTATTGATGAGGATCTTTTAGATCAATCCTAACTTTGACATGGTAACTGCTTATTGGAATTACGTTCACTTTGGAAACTATTGGACTGTAAATCCATTTTGTTATTCTGTTTGCTCTCGCCTTTTTTATTTCAAACCAAAGAGTATTTCCTTTAAGATAAGACTTTATATTCTCTTTACCTATTTCTCCAGTACAGTCAAAAACAATCCTAGTTCTTTCCTCACTTGAAGAATAGCGGATCCTTTTTATAATAGGAGTACGGTATCCGTTGGCTTCCTCTTTAAAAAGTGGAAGGAGGAAAGCTCCCCCTAAAAGACTTTTCAGAATATCTCTTCTCTTTACCATGACCAAGCTATTTTAACACATAGTATAATTTTTAGCCTCAAAATCTAAAGTGAGGGACCTTTTATGGCTTTAAATATAGGTGAAAAAGCTCCAGAGTTTTGCCTTCTTGATGAAAACGGAAAAAAGGTATGTTTGGAGGATTATAAAGGAAAGTGGAGTGCCCTTTACTTTTATCCAAGGGATAATACGCCAGGATGTACAAGGGAAGCTCAGGATTTTTCAGAACTCCTTGGAGAATTTGAAAATCTTAATGCTGTTATCTTAGGGGTTAGTCCAGATTCAGTAGAAAAACATAAGCGATTTAAGGAAAAAAAGGGGCTAAAAGTTAAACTTCTAAGTGATCCTGACAAAAAAGTTATAGGAAACTACGATGTCTGGAAGTTAAAAAAAGTTTGTGGAAGAGAATGCTATGGAGTTGTTAGAACTACATATCTAATTGATCCTAATGGTCAAATTGTTCACGTTTGGGAAAAAGTGAAGGTTAAAGGGCATGCCAAAACTGTACTTAAGAAATTAAAAGAGCTTCAAGGAGGAGAAGGATAAAAAATGAACAAGAGAATAAAGGAATTAAAATCTTATCCTATGGATAGATTAGTTAAAGCAAAGGAAAACTTAAAAAAACAAGGAAAGAAAATTTACGACTTCGGAACAGGGGATCCGAAGGAACCCACTGATCCAAAGATTAGAGAAGCAATCATAAATGCTATACCAGAAGTGAGTCAGTATCCGACCGTAAAAGGAAGAAAAGATTTAAGGGAAGCTATATCAAGCTGGTTTATGAATAGGTTCCACGTGTTTCTTGATCCAGAAAAAGAAATTATTCCAACCGCGGGATCAAAGGAAGCTATTTTCCACTTCCCATTAGTATTTATAGATACAGATAGCCATAAGAAAAAGGTAATCTTTGGAACGCCTGCTTATCCCGTTTATGAGAGAGGAACTCTTTTTGCAGGTGGCGAACCTTATCCTATAAAACTTGAATATGAAGAAGGTTTTCTCTTAAGACTAGATAAATTGCCAAAATCCTTACTGGAAGAAACAGCAATAGCTTGGATTAACTACCCTCACAATCCAACAGGAGCAGTAGCTCCTCTTTCTTACCTTGAGGAAACGTATGGAATTTGCCAAGAGTTCAACATAATACTTTGTTCAGATGAGTGTTATACTGAGATCTACTTTGAAAAACCGCCTCATTCTTTGCTTGAAGTTGGAAAGAAAGGAGCTGTTGTTTTCCATTCACTATCCAAAAGAAGCGGAATGACCGGTTACCGTAGTGGATTCGTTGCTGGTGATGAAGAAATCATAAAAACATACCTTAAGTATCGTTCATCCTTCGGAGTAGCTTCTCAAGATTTTGTCCAACAAGCAGCAAAGGTTGCTTGGTCTGATGAAGAACACGTAGAGAAAAGAAGGGAAATTTTCCGCAAGAAAAGGGATTTATTTTTGGACTTTTTCAAGAAGATTGGAATGGAGTTTCTGTATCCTGAAGCAACCTTTTACTTTTGGGTAAAGCTTCCAGAAGGCATTGATGGAAAAACCTACGCTCTTCATCTTCTAGAATATGGAATAGTTGTTTCTCCCGGTGAGTTTTTCGGAAATGGTGGGGAAGGATTTATAAGACTTGCGCTTGTTCCAACACTTGAAGAGTGTAAAGAAGCTATCAGGATTTGGGAAAAAGCCCATCAAACTTTTTTGGAGAAGGTAAATGCAAATAAGGGATAAAAGAAAGAAAATAATCGTTGACATTAATCTCTCGCCAATTTTGGATTTATCTCTTATGCTTGTTATATTTTTGGCAGTCACAACCGAGTTTATCTCCGGTGGTGAGATAAAAGTTCAAGTTCCTAAAGGCGGTAGCGGTATTCATTCACAAGAAGAAGTTGTAAAAATCGTTATTGATAAATGGGGCAAAATCTATTACCAAGGCAAAACCTATCAAGATCCTGCAAAAGTAGCTGCCCTTCTGCCAAAAAATAAAAGGATTTACATAAAAGCAGATAAGGAAGTTCCTTACCAGTTTGTTTTCACTATGCTTGATGCTTTAAGAAAGTTTGGAATTCAAAAAGTTTCTTTAGTGGGGCAGAGAATTGACTAAATGTTATGTAAAGACTTCTTCAGCAGAAGAAACAAAGGCTCTTGGGAAATCAATAGGGAATGGTCTTCCAAAAGGAACTATTGTTCTACTTTCTGGAGATTTAGGATGTGGTAAAACAACCTTAACAAGAGGAATAGCCAATGCACTTGGAATACCAGAAGATGAAGTTACTTCACCTTCCTTTAACATCATTCACGAATATGACTCTTTTGTCCACATAGACTTTTATAGACTTTCCAGCGAAGATGCTTTAGAAGATTTAGGACTTGATGAAATTTTGCTTGATGACAGGATAAAAGTAATAGAGTGGTTTGAAGTAGGGGCTAACTATTTAGAAAACTTAAATGTTCCTATTGTGAAAATTAACTGTCTTTTTTGTGATGAGAACGAAAGAACTTTTGAGATAATTGACCCGTCAGGAATTTTATGTGAAAAAATTAAAAAGGGAGGCTTTAATGTCAAAGATAGTTGACGTAAAGGCAAGAGAAGTTCTTGACTCAAGAGGAAATCCTACTGTTGAAGCAGAAGTTGTCTTAGAGTCTGGAGCTGTTGGAAGAGCTATCGTTCCAAGTGGTGCATCAACAGGTGAAAAGGAAGCATTAGAGCTAAGGGATAAAGACCCAAAAAGATACCTTGGAAAAGGAGTTCAAAAAGCTGTAAAAAATGTTAATGAAGTAATTGCTCCTGCTCTAATAGGACTAGAATCAACAGACCAAGCTGCTATTGATAAGCTAATGATCGAAATCGATGGAACAGGGAACAAAAGCAACCTTGGAGCAAATGCAATTTTGGCAGTTTCAATGGCAGTTTGTAGAGCATCAGCAGAAGAACTTGGTATGCCTCTCTTTAGATATATTGGTGGAACAAATGCAAAAGAGCTTCCAGTTCCTATGATGAACATTCTAAACGGTGGTGTTCACGCTGACAACAACGTAGACCTTCAAGAGTTTATGATTATGCCGGTAGGAGGAGAAACTTTCTCAGAGTCTTTAAGAATAGGAGTTGAGGTCTATCATACTCTCAAAAAAGTTTTAAAGAACATGGGACATTCTACAAACGTTGGAGATGAAGGAGGATTTGCTCCAAATCTATCTTCTAATGAAGAAGCTATTCAAGTAATTCTTAAGGCTATTGAAGAAGCGGGATATACACCGGGAGAAGATGTTTTAATAGCTCTTGATGCTGCTTCTTCTGAGTTTTACAAAGGAGATGGAATTTACGAACTTGAAGGAGAAGGAAAGAAACTAGGTAGAGAAGAACTTGTTGATTTTTACAGAAAACTTGTTGAAAAATACCCAATTATTAGCATTGAAGATGGAATGGCCGAAAATGACCACGAAGGATGGAAACTTCTAACTGCTGCTCTTGGTGATAAAGTTCAGCTTGTAGGAGACGACGTATTTGTTACAAATACAGAGCTCCTAAGAATTGGAATTAAAGAAGGATTTGCAAACTCTATTCTTATAAAGCTCAACCAAATTGGAACTGTAACAGAAACTCTTGAAGCTATTGAGATGGCTAAAAGGGCTAACTACACTGCCGTTATTTCCCACCGTTCTGGAGAAACAGAAGATACATTCATTGCAGACCTTGCTGTTGCAGTAAACAGTGGACAGATTAAAACTGGGGCTCCTGCAAGAAGTGAGAGAAACGCAAAATACAACCAACTTCTAAGAATTGAAGAGTATCTTGGAAGTGCTGCTGTTTATAAAGGACAAGAAGTTTTCTACAACTTAGAATTCTAATCCTTAGGGGGCTTTGTCCCCCTTTTATTAACAAAACTCTCTCTTTTCTAAGGTCAGCCTTCTTAGAAAAACCTTCCTTTAACTTACACCTTCTTCAAAGATATATAATTCCAACCTAATTTTTGGGAGGTCTTTTCTATTCGACATTTCATTCATATATTAGATTTAAACAAAATCAAAGGAGGTAAACTATGGAATTTTCAAAGATTATGGATAATGTAAGATTTATAGCAAAAGTTATTGAAAAAGAAGATCTCAAAAAAGTTGATCCTCATAAAGTAGCCAAGAAAGCTTATGAACTGTATTGGAAGGCAAACTGTGAATATGGAGTTGTTAACTCGTTCAAAGCTCTCGGAGTGTTTAACTTTGACTATGGGCAGGTAATGGCTATCTCTAAACAACTTCCTCACAAATGGAATACAATTTGTGGCGCTATTACAGGAGCTTTTTACCTATTTGCCCTTACTCTACCGGAGGAACTTCTTGAAAAGTCTGTCAAAGAGTTAATAAAATTCCACAACGAAACTAGGCTTCCAATTTTTGAGGGAAATAAAAAGTTCAACATTCCTAAAGTAGCAGTAGGTTCAATCCTTTGCAGAGATTCCATAATAAACTGGTGTAAAGCTGCAGGAATTCATCCAAGATCTTTTGAAAGAAGTGAAAGATGTGCGAGAATAACAGGAGACTTAGCTTATAAGACAGCTAAAATACTGAACAAATACGCAGATGCCCTTGTTGGAGCATAAAAGTAGGGAATGGATTACACGAAACTATATCTTATAGTTGTTGGTGCTGTTGCTTTTGGTTATGTTCTTGCTTCTATTTTAGTAGAAACGAATTTAGTTAACTGGCTCGGGCTAAAGACCATAAAGCTTTCTCGTTTGGGTATTCACCCTCTTTTAACAAACGTTCCAGTTATACATCTTGTTTCTCCCCGAGCTGCTCACATTGCTGCTTCGAAACTTTTAAATGAAGGAAAAGTAGAACCATTAGATCTTTACCTTACCGTTTTAGCTTCCAACTTTCCCATGCGTTTGATGTTTCTTTATAAGTATTTTTTCCCAGTTCTTATACCCTTAATAGGAGTAATAGCTGTTTACTACGGTATTTTGCGACTTCTTTTTGATGCTGCTATCCTTGTTGTTGTTTCAATAGTGGGGAGAATAAGGTATAAAAAACTCGAACCTTCTTTGCAAAAACTAGAAAAAGTAAAAGTAGAACTTTCACTTAGTTTCTTAAAGAAAGGATTTCTGAAAGGTGTAAAGGAAGCCTTTTCTTTTATTGTGAAGTTTACTCCCCTATTTTTCCTCATAGTTTTCCTGATGGAAGCAGGAATCATGGAAAAACTTGTTGAGTTCTTAAAACCTATTTTTGGAAAACTTGGTTTTGACTCTTTGGAAATTACCTACATTACAACTTGTGCCATAAGTCCTCCAGTTGCCTATGGACTCGTTAATGTAATGGTTGAGAAAGGTTATTCGGTAGCCCAAATCCTCGGCACAATGGCTGTTGGAAATGCAATGTTTTCTATTTTAAGGAGTTGGTGGATGTATCTCCTTCCGTACTACGTTGGACTCTATCCTTTGAAGGTAGTTGCTACACTTTTAATACTTCAGGCTTTTCTACCTGCGTTTTATAATTTTGTAATAGGGATTATTCTGGTTAATTTATCTTAAGGTTTAAAGCTATGGAAGAGATAAAGCTTTTAAAGAATTTTCTTTTAGAGTTAAAACTTTTTTCTATAAAAAACACCTCGTGGGCGATCTTGGTTGAGGGGAAAAGGGATAAAGCAGCCCTTGAAATCTTTGAGATTCAAAATGTTGTTGATTTAAAGGGTAGAAACTTTCACGACCTTGCAGAGGATTTATCAACAAGATTTGAAGGAATTGTTATCCTTACAGACTTTGACAGAGAGGGGGAAGTAATCTTTCAGAAGCTTTCGAAACTTTTGCCTGTTTATGGTTTAAAAATCGATAGTTCTTTTAGGGAAAAGCTTAGGAAAACAGGGATTCAGTTTATTGAAAAGATACCCAAAAAGCTAATACGCTAATAAATAAAGTCTTAACAGATTAATTCACAGATTCCTTGTTCAAATCCAGCAACAGTTAGTAGAAAGTTTCCCATCGATAAGAACATTTACCCTTTGAAAAAAATTTCTGAATAGGTTCGAAGTTTTCTGGTGGAATTGGATGTACGAAACCATTTTTAGAAAATTAGAAAAGAAGGATTAGAGTTTGTTGAAGCTTCTGTAGAGTCTATCGATACTTATCCAAGAACAATGAGTGGTTTAAATCCTTTGAAACTAAAACTTTACTTTGATAAAGAGGGTGTTCTTATTGGTGGAGAGGTTGTAGGTAAGATCAAGTATGTTT comes from the Desulfurobacteriaceae bacterium genome and includes:
- the dapC gene encoding succinyldiaminopimelate transaminase codes for the protein MNKRIKELKSYPMDRLVKAKENLKKQGKKIYDFGTGDPKEPTDPKIREAIINAIPEVSQYPTVKGRKDLREAISSWFMNRFHVFLDPEKEIIPTAGSKEAIFHFPLVFIDTDSHKKKVIFGTPAYPVYERGTLFAGGEPYPIKLEYEEGFLLRLDKLPKSLLEETAIAWINYPHNPTGAVAPLSYLEETYGICQEFNIILCSDECYTEIYFEKPPHSLLEVGKKGAVVFHSLSKRSGMTGYRSGFVAGDEEIIKTYLKYRSSFGVASQDFVQQAAKVAWSDEEHVEKRREIFRKKRDLFLDFFKKIGMEFLYPEATFYFWVKLPEGIDGKTYALHLLEYGIVVSPGEFFGNGGEGFIRLALVPTLEECKEAIRIWEKAHQTFLEKVNANKG
- a CDS encoding biopolymer transporter ExbD; this translates as MQIRDKRKKIIVDINLSPILDLSLMLVIFLAVTTEFISGGEIKVQVPKGGSGIHSQEEVVKIVIDKWGKIYYQGKTYQDPAKVAALLPKNKRIYIKADKEVPYQFVFTMLDALRKFGIQKVSLVGQRID
- the tsaE gene encoding tRNA (adenosine(37)-N6)-threonylcarbamoyltransferase complex ATPase subunit type 1 TsaE, with the protein product MTKCYVKTSSAEETKALGKSIGNGLPKGTIVLLSGDLGCGKTTLTRGIANALGIPEDEVTSPSFNIIHEYDSFVHIDFYRLSSEDALEDLGLDEILLDDRIKVIEWFEVGANYLENLNVPIVKINCLFCDENERTFEIIDPSGILCEKIKKGGFNVKDS
- the eno gene encoding phosphopyruvate hydratase, yielding MSKIVDVKAREVLDSRGNPTVEAEVVLESGAVGRAIVPSGASTGEKEALELRDKDPKRYLGKGVQKAVKNVNEVIAPALIGLESTDQAAIDKLMIEIDGTGNKSNLGANAILAVSMAVCRASAEELGMPLFRYIGGTNAKELPVPMMNILNGGVHADNNVDLQEFMIMPVGGETFSESLRIGVEVYHTLKKVLKNMGHSTNVGDEGGFAPNLSSNEEAIQVILKAIEEAGYTPGEDVLIALDAASSEFYKGDGIYELEGEGKKLGREELVDFYRKLVEKYPIISIEDGMAENDHEGWKLLTAALGDKVQLVGDDVFVTNTELLRIGIKEGFANSILIKLNQIGTVTETLEAIEMAKRANYTAVISHRSGETEDTFIADLAVAVNSGQIKTGAPARSERNAKYNQLLRIEEYLGSAAVYKGQEVFYNLEF
- a CDS encoding C-GCAxxG-C-C family protein; amino-acid sequence: MEFSKIMDNVRFIAKVIEKEDLKKVDPHKVAKKAYELYWKANCEYGVVNSFKALGVFNFDYGQVMAISKQLPHKWNTICGAITGAFYLFALTLPEELLEKSVKELIKFHNETRLPIFEGNKKFNIPKVAVGSILCRDSIINWCKAAGIHPRSFERSERCARITGDLAYKTAKILNKYADALVGA
- a CDS encoding toprim domain-containing protein, which translates into the protein MEEIKLLKNFLLELKLFSIKNTSWAILVEGKRDKAALEIFEIQNVVDLKGRNFHDLAEDLSTRFEGIVILTDFDREGEVIFQKLSKLLPVYGLKIDSSFREKLRKTGIQFIEKIPKKLIR